Proteins encoded by one window of Anopheles maculipalpis chromosome 2RL, idAnoMacuDA_375_x, whole genome shotgun sequence:
- the LOC126556566 gene encoding neurofibromin isoform X3, with translation MATQKPGEWANSLLARFEEQLPYRTGPHGTQARLSIDETMNCLIQISRYRFSLVISGLTKMLQRVNEIFQPPACRGHDPERCCYDSLIIILETLERCLSGQSKDTARFEEAMNVKLLLREICQFIDIQNENNQNATSLKALASKVLFALSQNHFGAVFNRISARLQELSTCAEENPDYSDIELIQHIDLDVHRLTKLLTETIQKFKSLKKSAHMILLSSLEKALWNWIEFHPKEFEDLQRNPNDELSKCCETFFDILDSYSENKKARAAVWPLQIMLLILSPKVLEEIVNADSGAPCSPRHLKKKHFMEGIKKGLGAHASSKQSTESAAIACVKLCKASTYININDSNNVTFQLVQSVINDLKALLFNPAKPFSRGQGFNFQDIDLMIDCWVSCFRIKPHNNEALKVCLSLNSPPAYHFVIVSSLLKIVTQARLPWWPQIDLVYARSGELRGLFTDTLNKATQGYIAHTPLRMITSLTLKSKDAQSRLTRPDEGPAHKALLLLMVRLIHADPMLLLNSLGKAGHEVQSSTLELINGLVSLVHQPTMPDVAQEAMEALLALHSPDKIEVWNPEAPINTFWDVSSQVLFSISQKLIQHQIANYTDVLKWLREILICRNTFLQRHKDYANVGSQIAICRQAHIKLEVVFFMYLWSVDLDAVMVSLSCFGLLCEEAEIRSGSDELTVGFILPNYHLYQELSHTSATLASPQNAESRYSFFEHLHGRVTLQRNIMSLVRKIEHCVNGVQPAWEETFRNWEVTSKLLQNYPKGKPEEGQAEVFHRSMGKRRASHQSSEHDLEEQITEWANMTWFLLALGGVCLQKPRNQRQAAQGYNLPLGTAGPSLMQSTTSLSSSSSGRGSMHPIMGSLVSSIGPGSSQEVQYCPVTQFIGQLLRLLVCNNEKFGPQIQKHVKELVGQEMSAQLYPILFDQIRSIVEKFFDQQGQVVVTDINTQFIEHTIYIMKSVLDGRQSKDQNDQPANAEHLGVTSIENLMLAIVRYVRHLDMTVHAIHIKTKLCQLVEVMMKRRDDLAFRQEMKFRNKLVEYLTDWVMGTSHQIAPPGSGDVTIITRDLDQACMEAVAALLRGLPLQPEESDRGDLMDAKSALFLKYFTLFMNLLNDCVDGSEADKDTNNPPLLPPRPRVAAGKLTALRNATIQAMSNLLSANIDSGLMHSIDLGYNPDLQTRAAFMEVLTQILQQGTEFDTLAESVMADRFEQLVQLVTMISDKGELPIAMALASVVTTSQMDELARVLVTLFDAKHLLSPLLWNMFYREVEVSDCMQTLFRGNSLGSKIMAFCFKIYGASYLQGLLEPLIRPLLEEPTSSFEVDPARIEASEDIEVNRKNLIALTQKVFDAIVNSADRFPPQLRSMCHCLYQVLSKRFPNLLQNNIGAVGTVIFLRFINPAIVSPQELGIVGKQVPTQIKRGLMLMSKILQNIANHVEFSKEQHMLCFNDFLRAHFEAGRRFFIQIASDCETVDQTSHSMSFISDANVLALHRLLWSHQERIGDYLSSSRDHKAVGRRPFDKMATLLAYLGPPEHKPVDSHLLFSSYARWSSIDMSSTNFEEIMVKHQMHEKEEFKTLKSMNIFYQAGTSKAGNPVFYYIARRYKIGETNGDLLIYHVILTLKPFCHSPFEVVIDFTHTCSDNRFRTEFLQKWFYVLPEVAYENLYAAYIYNCNSWVREYTKFHDRILAPLKGCRKLIFLDSPAKLNDVIDPEQQKLPGATLSLDEDLKVFNNALKLSHKDTKVAIKVGPTALQITSAEKTKVLAHSVLLNDVYYASEIEEVCLVDDNQFTLSIANESSQLSFIHNDCDNIVQAIIHIRNRWELSQPDSVTVHQKIRPKDVPGTLLNMALLNLGSSDPNLRTAAYNQLCALTATFDLKIEGQLLETQGLCIPSNNTIFIKSVSETLATNEPHLTLEFLEECIQGFQRSTIELKHLCLEYMTPWLANLVRFCKPSDEGKRQKQVALILEKLINLTIEQKEMYPSIQAKIWGSIGQIPELIDMVLDNFIHKSVSSGLGSPQVEIMADTAVALASANVQLVAKKVIGRLCRVMDKTCHSPTQYLEQHMMWDDIAILARYLLMLSFNNCLDVARHLPYLFHTVTFLVCTGSLSMRASTHGLVINIIHSLCTCTKPSFSEETQRVLRLSLDEFSLPKFYLLFGISKVKSAAVTAFRSSCRHPNDRWLGNERVSQAPPADRERLALPSLEVITEALLEIMEACMRDIPDCDWLQTWTSLAKSFAFCFNPALQPRALIVFGCISKSVTDQDVKQLLRILVKALESFNDIILLEALVMCLTRLQPLLRPESPIHRALFWVAVSVLQLDESTLYAAGLALLEQNLHTLNSQQLFDNQNIADVMMATREPLEWHFKQLDHAVGLSFKSNFHFALVGHLLKGFRHPTPTTVSRTSRVLTMLLGIVAKPHRRDKFEVTPDSVAYLTALVCFSEEVRSRCHVKHTVPRWPVESGGSGDSGSGSSSDPSAPNSAGGGPLTGGSGTVASSTSGGNSVRRQKSWDMLDQSAIQYARQSHKVQQHQERGSRSSVSNESNVLLDPEVLPDSSTQALVLTVLATLVKYTTDEAETRVLYQYLAEGSIVFPKVFPVIHSLLDQKVNNVLSVSNDQIVLASVQSIIQNMLASEDASQQPLHFLQSCGFGGLWRFAGPFTKYNMMVESSELFVNFLEAMVETCLPVEETTPMPPSPRPYNLSSSLSSLTLGSPTDKAFSSESLDHDGFSGSVSSLRRASCSKARTGTKHRFIDSPTHNI, from the exons ATGGCTACCCAGAAACCAGGCGAATGGGCCAACTCACTGTTGGCCCGTTTTGAGGAGCAG CTTCCCTATCGTACTGGACCGCATGGAACGCAAGCGCGCCTCAGCATCGATGAAACGATGAACTGCTTGATACAGATCTCGCGCTACCGCTTTTCGCTAGTTATTTCCGGCCTGACGAAAATGTTGCAGCGTGTGAACGAAATT TTTCAACCGCCTGCCTGCCGCGGTCACGATCCGGAACGCTGTTGCTATGATTCGTTGATCATCATCTTAGAAACGCTGGAACGTTGCCTGTCCGGCCAGTCGAAGGATACAGCACGCTTCGAGGAAGCGATGAACGTGAAGCTGCTTTTGAGAGAAATTTGTCAGTTTATCG atattcaaaatgaaaacaatcaaaacgcAACATCGCTGAAAGCGCTCGCATCGAAAGTGTTGTTCGCACTGTCTCAAAATCATTTCGGTGCCGTATTTAATCGCATATCGGCTCGGCTGCAGGAGCTGAGTACGTGCGCGGAAGAAAACCCCGACTACAGTGACATCGAGTTGATTCAGCACATCGATCTGGACGTGCACCGGTTGACGAAACTGTTGACGGAAACGATACAGAAGTTTAAATCGTTGAAAAAGTCCGCTCACATGATACTGCTCAGCTCGCTGGAGAAAGCGCTCTGGAACTGGATCGAGTTTCATCCCAAAGAGTTCGAAGATCTGCAACGAAACCCGAACGATGAGTTGAGCAAGTGttgtgaaacatttttcgaCATACTGGATTCGTACTCGGAAAATAAGAAAGCCCGTGCTGCTGTTTGGCCGTTGCAGATTATGCTGCTCATACTGAGCCCGAAAGTATTGGAGGAGATTGTAAATGCTGATTCGGGTGCACCATGTTCGCCGCGTCAtcttaaaaagaaacatttcatGGAAGGTATAAAGAAAGGACTAGGAGCTCACGCATCATCGAAACAATCAACCGAATCGGCCGCCATCGCATGTGTGAAGCTGTGCAAAGCGTCCACGTACATCAACATAAATGATTCGAACAACGTTACGTTTCAGCTCGTGCAGAGCGTCATTAATGATCTGAAAGCACTGCTATTCAATCCGGCGAAACCGTTTTCGCGTGGACAAGGTTTCAACTTTCAGGACATCGATCTAATGATTGACTGTTGGGTGTCATGCTTTCGGATAAAGCCGCACAACAACGAGGCGCTGAAAGTGTGTCTGAGTCTCAACTCTCCACCGGCTTATCACTTTGTGATTGTAAGCTCGCTGCTAAAAATTGTCACCCAAGCACGCTTACCGTGGTGGCCACAGATCGATCTTGTGTATGCCCGATCGGGTGAACTTCGAGGACTTTTTACGGATACGCTAAACAAAGCGACCCAGGGCTACATCGCGCACACGCCGCTACGAATGATCACTTCTTTGACGTTGAAATCTAAAGACGCCCAGAGCCGATTAACAAGGCCAGATGAAGGTCCGGCCCATAAAGCGCTGCTCTTGCTGATGGTCCGTCTCATCCATGCCGATCCCATGCTGCTGTTAAACAGTCTCGGAAAGGCGGGGCACGAGGTACAAAGCTCTACGCTCGAGCTTATTAACGGACTTGTATCGCTGGTTCATCAACCAACCATGCCAGATGTGGCACAGGAAGCGATGGAGGCTCTACTTGCGCTTCACTCACCGGACAAGATTGAGGTGTGGAACCCGGAGGCACCCATTAATACGTTCTGGGATGTTAGCTCGCAAGTCCTTTTTTCGATATCGCAAAAGCTCATTCAACATCAGATTGCCAACTACACGGACGTACTCAAGTGGCTTCGCGAGATACTGATTTGTCGGAATACGTTCCTCCAGCGGCACAAGGATTATGCGAACGTTGGAAGCCAGATAGCGATATGTCGCCAGGCACATATAAAGCTTGAGGTAGTGTTCTTCATGTACCTGTGGTCGGTAGATTTGGATGCGGTCATGGTATCACTTTCCTGCTTTGGATTGCTTTGCGAAGAAGCCGAAATAAGGTCCGGTTCAGATGAGCTTACGGTTGGATTTATTCTACCCAACTATCACCTCTATCAGGAGTTATCGCACACTTCGGCAACGCTTGCCTCTCCACAGAATGCCGAATCGCGGTACAGTTTTTTCGAGCATCTGCACGGACGCGTGACACTACAGCGCAACATAATGTCGCTGGTAAGGAAGATTGAACATTGCGTAAATGGTGTGCAACCTGCATGGGAAGAAACGTTTCGCAATTGGGAGGTAACGAGCAAGTTGCTGCAAAACTACCCCAAAGGTAAACCCGAAGAAGGACAAGCGGAAGTTTTCCACCGCAGCATGGGCAAACGAAGAGCGAGCCATCAAAGCTCGGAACATGATCTCGAAGAACAAATCACCGAATGGGCAAACATGACATGGTTTCTGCTGGCACTCGGTGGCGTCTGTTTGCAAAAACCTCGCAATCAACGACAGGCGGCTCAAGGATACAATCTTCCACTAGGGACGGCTGGTCCTTCGTTGATGCAATCGACAACTTCGCTATCGAGCTCGAGTTCGGGACGTGGCTCGATGCATCCGATCATGGGCTCGCTGGTATCGTCGATCGGGCCGGGTAGTAGCCAGGAGGTTCAGTACTGTCCCGTAACACAGTTTATCGGTCAACTGTTGAGGTTGCTTGTGTGCAATAACGAGAAGTTTGGTCCTCAGATTCAGAAGCACGTGAAGGAACTGGTCGGTCAGGAAATGTCGGCCCAACTGTACCCGATCCTTTTCGATCAGATTCGATCGATTGTGGAAAAGTTCTTTGATCAGCAGGGTCAAGTTGTGGTGACGGATATTAACACGCAGTTTATCGAGCATACAATCTACATTATGAAGTCGGTGCTGGATGGCCGACAGAGTAAGGATCAGAATGATCAACCAGCGAACGCGGAGCATCTCGGTGTTACAAGCATCGAAAACTTAATGCTAGCAATCGTGCGCTATGTGCGCCATCTGGACATGACCGTACATGCCATCCACATCAAGACCAAGCTCTGCCAGCTGGTGGAGGTGATGATGAAGCGGCGGGATGATCTTGCCTTCCGGCAGGAGATGAAGTTCCGCAACAAGCTGGTAGAATATCTAACCGATTGGGTTATGGGAACGTCACACCAGATAGCACCACCCGGGTCGGGTGATGTGACTATCATTACCCGAGACCTGGACCAGGCGTGTATGGAAGCGGTGGCGGCATTGCTGCGCGGATTACCCCTACAGCCAGAAGAATCCGATCGCGGTGACCTAATGGACGCGAAAAgtgctttgtttttaaagtatttCACTCTATTCATGAACCTGTTGAACGATTGTGTGGATGGGTCGGAGGCAGATAAGGATACGAATAATCCACCCTTGCTGCCTCCCCGGCCAAGGGTCGCGGCGGGGAAACTTACCGCCCTGCGTAACGCCACTATTCAGGCGATGTCAAATTTGCTAAGCGCGAACATAGATTCGGGCCTGATGCATTCGATCGATCTTGGCTACAATCCCGATCTACAGACGCGTGCAGCGTTTATGGAGGTGTTGACACAGATTCTACAGCAAGGAACGGAATTTGATACGCTCGCCGAATCGGTGATGGCCGATCGGTTCGAGCAGCTGGTGCAGCTAGTAACAATGATAAGCGATAAAGGTGAATTACCGATTGCAATGGCGCTCGCGTCCGTGGTTACCACCTCACAGATGGACGAGCTAGCACGCGTACTAGTAACGCTGTTCGATGCGAAGCATCTGCTGTCGCCATTGTTGTGGAACATGTTCTACCGAGAGGTGGAAGTTTCCGACTGCATGCAGACACTTTTCCGCGGCAATTCACTTGGCAGCAAAATAATGGCCTTCTGTTTTAAGATTTACGGTGCAAGCTACTTGCAAGGACTTTTGGAGCCTCTGATTCGCCCATTGCTAGAAGAACCAACCAGCAGCTTCGAAGTGGATCCGGCCCGCATCGAGGCAAGTGAAGACATTGAAGTGAATCGTAAAAATCTGATCGCTCTCACGCAGAAAGTGTTTGATGCGATCGTTAATTCTGCTGACCGTTTCCCGCCCCAACTGCGCTCCATGTGTCACTGTTTGTATCAAGTCCTGAGCAAGCGATTCCCGAACCTGCTGCAAAACAATATCGGTGCCGTGGGGACGGTAATTTTCTTGCGCTTCATCAACCCAGCGATAGTATCACCGCAGGAGCTTGGCATTGTGGGAAAGCAGGTACCGACCCAGATCAAGCGAGGTCTAATGCTGATGTCGAAAATTCTGCAGAACATTGCGAACCACGTGGAATTTTCGAAAGAGCAGCACATGCTATGCTTTAACGATTTTCTACGCGCGCACTTTGAAGCAGGAAGGCGCTTCTTCATTCAAATTGCTTCCGACTGTGAAACGGTCGATCAAACATCGCACAGCATGAGCTTCATATCGGACGCGAACGTACTTGCGCTGCATCGTCTGCTCTGGTCGCACCAGGAACGCATCGGGGACTATCTGTCGAGCAGTCGAGATCACAAGGCCGTTGGAAGACGACCCTTCGACAAGATGGCAACACTGCTCGCCTATCTAGGTCCACCGGAGCACAAGCCGGTTGATTCGCACTTGCTCTTCTCATCCTACGCCCGCTGGAGCTCCATAGATATGTCATCGACAAATTTCGAAGAGATTATGGTGAAGCATCAGATGCATGAAAAGGAAGAGTTTAAAACTCTAAAGTCTATGAACATCTTTTACCAGGCTGGCACGAGCAAGGCGGGCAATCCAGTGTTCTACTACATAGCTCGTCGTTACAAAATCGGTGAAACGAATGGTGATTTGCTGATCTACCACGTCATTCTTACGCTGAAACCTTTCTGTCACTCACCGTTCGAGGTGGTGATTGATTTCACACACACCTGCTCAGACAACCGCTTCCGTACGGAGTTCCTGCAGAAATGGTTCTACGTTCTGCCCGAGGTGGCGTACGAGAATCTATACGCCGCTTACATCTACAACTGCAACTCTTGGGTAAGGGAATACACCAAGTTTCATGATCGTATCCTCGCACCGTTGAAGGGCTGTCGAAAGCTGATCTTTCTTGATTCGCCAGCCAAACTAAACGATGTGATTGATCCGGAACAACAGAAGCTACCGGGAGCAACACTATCGCTCGATGAGGATCTAAAGGTGTTTAATAATGCGCTCAAATTGAGCCACAAAGACACAAAGGTAGCGATAAAGGTAGGCCCCACCGCACTGCAGATTACATCGGCAGAAAAAACGAAGGTACTGGCCCATTCGGTCCTGCTGAATGACGTATATTACGCGTCAGAAATTGAGGAAGTCTGTCTGGTGGACGACAACCAGTTTACGCTTTCGATCGCAAATGAAAGCTCGCAGCTTAGCTTCATCCATAATGATTGCGATAACATTGTGCAGGCGATCATACACATACGCAATCGCTGGGAGCTGAGTCAACCCGATTCAGTTACAGTGCATCAGAAGATTCGCCCAAAAGATGTACCAGGCACGTTGCTGAACATGGCACTGTTAAACTTGGGCTCATCGGATCCAAATCTTCGAACTGCTGCCTACAATCAACTGTGCGCCCTAACGGCTACCTTCGATCTGAAGATCGAGGGTCAACTGCTGGAAACGCAAGGACTCTGTATACCGTCGAACAATACGATCTTTATTAAATCGGTCAGTGAAACGCTCGCTACCAATGAGCCGCATCTGACGCTAGAATTTCTTGAAGAGTGCATCCAAGGCTTCCAGCGTAGTACCATCGAGCTAAAGCATTTGTGTCTCGAGTATATGACACCCTGGCTGGCGAATCTGGTGCGTTTCTGCAAACCGTCGGATGAAGGCAAACGGCAAAAGCAGGTGGCACTGATCCTGGAAAAGCTGATCAACCTGACGATCGAGCAGAAGGAGATGTATCCATCGATTCAGGCAAAGATTTGGGGCTCGATCGGACAGATACCGGAGCTGATCGATATGGTGCTGGATAACTTTATCCATAAATCCGTAAGCTCCGGTCTCGGATCGCCACAGGTTGAAATAATGGCCGATACGGCCGTTGCGCTAGCGTCCGCCAACGTGCAGCTGGTGGCTAAAAAGGTGATCGGACGGTTGTGCCGTGTGATGGACAAAACATGCCACTCGCCGACACAGTACCTCGAGCAGCACATGATGTGGGACGACATTGCTATCCTTGCCCGTTACCTGCTCATGCTGTCGTTCAACAATTGTCTCGACGTGGCCAGACACCTCCCGTACCTATTTCATACGGTAACGTTTCTCGTGTGCACCGGTTCACTGTCGATGCGCGCCTCCACTCACGGACTGGTAATAAATATCATCCATTCGCTTTGTACCTGCACGAAACCGTCCTTTTCGGAGGAAACCCAACGCGTGTTGCGTTTGTCACTGGACGAGTTCTCCCTGCCGAAGTTCTATCTGCTATTCGGCATCAGTAAGGTAAAGTCAGCCGCCGTTACCGCGTTCCGCTCGTCCTGCCGTCATCCCAACGATCGGTGGTTGGGTAACGAGCGTGTATCACAGGCACCGCCAGCCGATCGCGAGCGACTCGCCCTCCCATCGCTGGAAGTGATCACCGAAGCGTTGCTGGAAATTATGGAAGCCTGTATGCGCGATATTCCCGACTGCGATTGGCTGCAAACGTGGACCTCGCTCGCAAAGAGCTTTGCGTTCTGCTTCAATCCTGCCCTGCAGCCACGGGCACTCATCGTGTTTGGATGCATTTCCAAGAGCGTCACGGACCAGGACGTTAAACAGCTGCTACGTATACTTGTGAAAGCGCTCGAATCGTTTAATGACATCATTTTGCTCGAGGCACTCGTCATGTGCTTGACTCGTCTTCAGCCACTTCTCCGTCCGGAATCTCCCATTCATCGGGCGTTGTTCTGGGTAGCGGTGAGTGTGTTGCAACTCGACGAATCTACACTGTACGCTGCCGGGTTGGCACTGCTCGAGCAGAATCTGCACACACTCAATTCTCAGCAACTGTTTGACAACCAAAATATTGCCGATGTGATGATGGCAACGCGAGAACCACTTGAGTGGCATTTCAAGCAGCTTGACCATGCCGTCGGTTTGTCGTTCAAGTCCAACTTTCATTTTGCACTCGTTGGCCATCTGCTGAAAGGATTCCGACATCCGACGCCTACCACCGTGTCCCGCACATCGCGTGTCCTGACCATGCTGCTCGGCATAGTTGCCAAACCACATCGACGCGATAAGTTTGAGGTAACACCGGACAGTGTGGCCTATCTGACTG CGCTCGTCTGTTTCTCCGAGGAGGTACGTTCACGGTGCCACGTTAAACACACCGTTCCTCGGTGGCCAGTGGAGTCGGGTGGTTCTGGTGATTCGGGCAGTGGCAGTAGCAGCGATCCATCGGCACCAAATTCAGCTGGTGGTGGACCACTGACGGGTGGTTCCGGTACGGTCGCTTCCAGCACATCCGGAGGCAATAGTGTGCGGCGTCAAAAGTCCTGGGATATGCTGGACCAGTCCGCTATTCAGTATGCACGCCAGTCTCATAAAGTACAGCAGCACCAG